From Deinococcus humi, the proteins below share one genomic window:
- a CDS encoding ArsR/SmtB family transcription factor has product MTTTVPDVKTDRAADCEIHSVHPEAVARAEAALPDDALIERATTLTKVVSDPTRLRILCALALEDLCVCDLAVIAGINESTMSHQLRHLRALGLVTFKKVGRIAYYRLANDHVTRLIADVLEHARAM; this is encoded by the coding sequence ATGACCACGACTGTTCCTGACGTCAAGACTGATCGCGCCGCCGATTGCGAGATCCACAGCGTCCATCCAGAGGCCGTGGCGCGCGCGGAGGCGGCCCTGCCGGATGACGCCCTAATCGAGCGCGCGACCACCCTGACCAAGGTGGTGTCCGATCCGACCCGGCTGCGCATTCTCTGCGCTCTTGCGCTGGAGGACCTGTGCGTGTGCGATCTCGCGGTGATTGCGGGGATCAACGAGTCGACCATGAGCCACCAGCTCCGTCACCTGCGCGCGCTGGGCCTGGTGACCTTCAAGAAGGTAGGCCGCATCGCCTACTACCGACTGGCGAACGATCACGTCACGCGGCTGATCGCGGACGTGCTGGAGCACGCCAGAGCCATGTGA
- a CDS encoding N-acetylmuramoyl-L-alanine amidase: MPPLTLRGMALLAFSAAMVQPRVVIAPGHGGHDPGGVGAVVEKQVALGVCLRVRDLLRAAGVEVVMTRETDQELSPDKATDLNLRAGMGTPGTQLYVSIHVNAMPPASALQGYGLETWWNPNHPLSSNFAAVIQKNVVAVTGAFSKGLKNNRSLAVLRNSAIPAALIEIGYISHPVDGLNLQNSNYLDRVALGIAQGVREALVTGLTVSTSGK, from the coding sequence GTGCCTCCGCTTACCCTGCGCGGCATGGCGCTCCTCGCCTTCAGCGCGGCCATGGTGCAGCCGCGCGTGGTGATCGCCCCCGGACACGGCGGCCACGACCCCGGGGGCGTCGGTGCGGTCGTCGAGAAACAGGTGGCGCTGGGCGTGTGCCTGCGGGTGCGTGACCTGCTGCGCGCCGCCGGGGTGGAGGTGGTGATGACCCGCGAGACCGACCAGGAGCTGTCGCCGGATAAAGCCACAGATCTGAACCTGCGGGCGGGGATGGGCACTCCTGGCACGCAGCTCTACGTGAGCATCCACGTCAATGCCATGCCGCCTGCAAGTGCCCTCCAGGGCTACGGGTTGGAGACCTGGTGGAATCCCAACCACCCGCTCTCCAGCAACTTTGCAGCTGTCATCCAGAAGAACGTCGTCGCGGTGACTGGTGCGTTCTCCAAGGGGCTGAAAAACAATCGTTCGCTGGCAGTGCTGCGGAACAGTGCCATTCCTGCGGCGCTGATTGAGATCGGGTACATCAGCCACCCGGTGGACGGCCTGAACCTCCAGAACTCCAACTACCTTGACCGGGTGGCGCTCGGCATCGCCCAGGGCGTCCGGGAGGCATTGGTGACCGGCCTCACGGTAAGCACTTCCGGGAAGTAA
- a CDS encoding signal peptidase II, whose amino-acid sequence MYLTRHSVPRLTGLALILIAAGALSNSLDGWRLGKVMDTLSSHTLSAVTRVLGQGEFPFSTSPMSGSWAACCCCRTCGALRRAPKHRPRPESP is encoded by the coding sequence GTGTACCTGACCCGCCACTCCGTTCCGCGCCTGACCGGCCTGGCCCTGATCCTGATTGCTGCTGGAGCGCTCAGCAATTCGCTCGATGGGTGGCGGCTCGGCAAGGTCATGGATACATTGTCGTCGCACACTCTTTCTGCAGTGACGCGCGTCCTGGGTCAGGGTGAATTTCCGTTTTCAACCTCGCCGATGTCTGGGTCGTGGGCGGCGTGCTGTTGCTGCAGAACCTGCGGCGCTCTCCGCCGCGCTCCCAAGCATCGTCCGCGCCCTGAGTCTCCGTGA
- a CDS encoding malectin domain-containing carbohydrate-binding protein has product MTHPNAPLVRPELRVARRWMTAALLLTLAACGTPPTPSSGPPPASTPPTPTPTSAPPQVHLANLATVPYADRLVFNRIQNPNPSIPNVVHDTNVLRLSNTGGQPLVISALKVQDAWRLDNPPNLPLTLAPGASQELTLRFTATNTGYHSGSLTIASNDPSTPNRMVELRGLWQDHSEDNQEPALQDIVKALGYRINLVGSPVTETGNTALSNYLAVRQNGVVKPQGEEVISAYWQRADETQPVQVTQVASYHTQGDASTLRWYAQVNTGNEPLHTILTTAGNDAQSLLPHQNGSAQLASGSFVPASATSSAVATFGFKVDAEWSDPVKNGQTADVNHGCPRPCGQHLRFWPVRDRAGQRVSGQYLLVVDYAGINYDYQDQMYVISNLRPAPLLIDVGTSSGYTDPAGNVWRPDRDQNGVATYTPSTAIAEPSTAYTGAIAGTLNPQLYRTYRGNVGTSTPQDQRLLNFDIPVGNGTYQVKLHFADLAWTQAGKRVFDVSIENQLRVPNLDIAGQVGGKAALVVPVDVQVADGLLSLSLKASVDFPSIAGIEITPH; this is encoded by the coding sequence ATGACTCATCCGAACGCTCCGCTGGTACGGCCAGAACTCCGCGTCGCCCGACGCTGGATGACTGCTGCGCTGCTCCTCACCCTCGCCGCCTGCGGCACTCCCCCAACGCCGTCCTCCGGCCCGCCTCCAGCGTCTACGCCCCCAACGCCCACTCCGACCAGCGCTCCGCCGCAGGTTCACCTCGCCAATCTGGCGACGGTGCCGTACGCCGACCGGCTGGTCTTCAACCGAATCCAGAATCCCAACCCGAGCATTCCCAACGTGGTGCACGATACCAATGTGCTGCGTCTGAGCAACACGGGGGGCCAGCCCCTGGTTATCAGCGCCCTGAAGGTGCAGGACGCCTGGCGCCTCGATAATCCCCCCAACCTCCCGCTGACCCTCGCTCCCGGCGCCAGCCAGGAGCTCACGCTGCGCTTCACCGCCACCAATACGGGCTACCACAGTGGCAGCCTGACCATCGCGTCGAACGATCCCAGCACTCCAAATCGGATGGTTGAGTTGCGTGGCCTATGGCAGGATCATTCCGAGGACAACCAGGAGCCGGCACTCCAAGACATCGTCAAGGCGCTCGGGTACCGGATCAATCTGGTGGGCAGCCCCGTCACCGAGACTGGCAACACTGCACTCAGTAACTACTTAGCTGTCCGGCAAAACGGCGTGGTGAAACCTCAGGGTGAGGAAGTGATCTCCGCATACTGGCAGCGGGCCGACGAGACTCAGCCGGTGCAGGTCACCCAGGTGGCCTCATACCACACCCAGGGCGATGCCTCGACGTTGCGCTGGTACGCTCAGGTGAACACTGGCAACGAACCCCTGCACACGATTCTGACCACCGCAGGAAACGACGCGCAGAGCCTGCTCCCCCACCAGAACGGCTCGGCGCAGCTGGCCTCCGGCTCCTTTGTGCCCGCGTCCGCTACGAGCTCGGCCGTGGCAACGTTTGGTTTCAAGGTGGACGCCGAGTGGAGCGACCCGGTCAAAAATGGTCAGACCGCTGACGTGAATCATGGGTGTCCGAGGCCGTGTGGGCAGCACCTGCGCTTCTGGCCGGTTCGTGACCGTGCTGGTCAGCGGGTGTCCGGGCAGTACCTGCTCGTTGTCGACTACGCCGGGATCAACTACGACTATCAGGATCAGATGTATGTGATCAGCAATCTCAGGCCGGCCCCCCTGCTGATCGACGTGGGCACCAGTAGCGGGTACACGGATCCTGCCGGCAATGTGTGGCGGCCGGACAGGGATCAGAACGGAGTGGCCACCTATACGCCCTCCACCGCCATCGCAGAACCCTCGACCGCGTATACCGGCGCCATCGCCGGTACCCTCAACCCGCAGCTGTACCGCACCTACCGGGGCAATGTGGGAACCAGCACCCCGCAGGATCAGCGCCTCCTGAACTTCGATATTCCGGTTGGCAACGGCACCTACCAGGTGAAGCTCCACTTCGCCGATCTGGCGTGGACGCAGGCGGGCAAACGCGTCTTCGACGTCAGTATCGAGAACCAGCTCCGGGTACCGAACCTGGACATCGCGGGCCAGGTCGGAGGCAAGGCGGCGCTTGTCGTACCGGTGGATGTGCAGGTGGCGGACGGGCTGCTGAGCCTGAGTCTCAAGGCCAGCGTGGACTTCCCGTCCATTGCCGGGATCGAAATCACCCCGCATTGA
- a CDS encoding glutaredoxin family protein: MREDPAALAEMLARANVRIAPVTEVGEQAFSGTFEDQRPFLEAALRDNGA; this comes from the coding sequence GTGCGGGAGGATCCTGCCGCGCTCGCGGAGATGCTGGCCCGGGCCAATGTCCGGATCGCCCCCGTGACCGAGGTCGGTGAGCAGGCCTTCTCCGGAACATTCGAGGATCAGCGCCCCTTCCTGGAGGCTGCCCTGAGAGACAATGGCGCATGA
- a CDS encoding undecaprenyl-diphosphate phosphatase, whose translation MNQSVTAALLGLVEGITEFLPVSSTGHLIVAADLLKFRDSGGTFEIVIQLGAVLAVIAYYWRDLLTQARALSVDRDVRQLWLGVALAFLPAAVLGFLFSSLITRYLFSPVVVAISLIVGGMVLWVIEGRPVAATTHGLTQVSPRQALLVGCAQCLALVPGVSRSASSIIGGLLTGLDRPTATAFSFYLSIPTLGAATLYALVKGRGVLGTAQLGPLTVGLAVSFITALLAVGWLLRYVSRHTFRGFAVYRVVVGLAILGWALWR comes from the coding sequence TTGAACCAATCTGTCACTGCGGCCCTGCTGGGCCTTGTCGAAGGCATCACCGAGTTCCTGCCAGTCTCCTCCACGGGCCATCTGATCGTCGCCGCCGATCTGCTGAAGTTCAGGGACTCGGGCGGCACGTTTGAGATCGTCATCCAACTTGGGGCGGTGCTGGCAGTGATCGCGTACTACTGGCGTGACCTGCTCACCCAGGCGCGGGCGCTGTCCGTCGACCGGGATGTCCGCCAACTGTGGCTGGGGGTCGCTCTGGCCTTCCTTCCAGCGGCTGTGCTGGGTTTCCTGTTCAGCAGCCTGATCACGCGCTACCTTTTTTCCCCAGTTGTTGTGGCCATCTCCCTGATCGTCGGCGGCATGGTGCTGTGGGTGATCGAAGGAAGGCCGGTGGCCGCCACCACGCACGGCCTCACGCAGGTGAGCCCGCGCCAGGCCCTGCTGGTGGGATGCGCTCAGTGCCTCGCCCTGGTGCCCGGCGTCTCGCGCAGCGCGTCGAGCATCATCGGCGGCCTGCTGACCGGCCTCGACCGACCCACAGCAACCGCGTTCTCGTTTTACCTGTCGATCCCGACCCTCGGCGCGGCCACCCTGTATGCCCTGGTCAAAGGGCGGGGCGTTCTGGGCACAGCACAACTCGGTCCACTGACGGTCGGGCTGGCCGTCTCGTTCATCACGGCGCTCCTCGCGGTGGGTTGGCTGCTGCGGTATGTCTCCCGGCATACCTTCCGAGGTTTCGCGGTGTACCGCGTCGTCGTGGGCCTCGCCATCCTGGGGTGGGCCCTGTGGCGCTGA
- a CDS encoding DUF6328 family protein codes for MAPAPSVEPFDDLLQEIRVLLAGSQVLTAFLMTVPFSSGFTHLNGVERNVFAATFLTVLLSLILFATPAAYHRLVWPVPDRRRFKRLSTRLVIAGLVPLSIALVLATQLVLNEVFKAAETSIGTALVAAVILGMWWLWPLAHRRGSQE; via the coding sequence ATGGCCCCAGCACCGTCAGTCGAACCTTTCGACGATCTTCTTCAGGAGATCCGCGTGCTGCTCGCCGGTTCACAGGTGCTCACTGCCTTTCTAATGACGGTGCCATTCAGCAGCGGCTTTACTCACCTCAACGGCGTGGAACGCAACGTGTTTGCGGCAACGTTCCTGACCGTGCTGCTGAGTCTGATTCTCTTCGCCACGCCTGCGGCCTATCACCGCCTGGTCTGGCCCGTGCCGGATCGTCGGCGCTTCAAGCGGCTCTCGACGCGCCTGGTCATCGCAGGACTGGTTCCTCTGTCCATCGCCCTGGTTCTGGCCACGCAACTGGTTCTGAATGAAGTGTTCAAAGCCGCTGAAACCAGCATTGGGACGGCACTCGTGGCTGCCGTGATTCTGGGGATGTGGTGGCTCTGGCCGCTGGCCCATCGCCGTGGATCCCAGGAATGA
- a CDS encoding glutaredoxin domain-containing protein — translation MQPPVIVYTVPQCPSCEAVKRHLTARGVSYRRTCGRILPRSRRCWPGPMSGSPP, via the coding sequence ATGCAGCCGCCCGTCATCGTTTACACCGTCCCCCAGTGCCCATCGTGCGAAGCCGTCAAACGCCACCTGACAGCCCGGGGGGTCAGCTATAGAAGAACGTGCGGGAGGATCCTGCCGCGCTCGCGGAGATGCTGGCCCGGGCCAATGTCCGGATCGCCCCCGTGA
- a CDS encoding signal peptidase II, whose product MALRHAGVIVPPRAVVFGVLLCLVLDQTLKARAVREFPLGRFREVIPGVLSLGLIYNIGAA is encoded by the coding sequence GTGGCGCTGAGGCACGCGGGCGTGATCGTGCCCCCGCGCGCGGTGGTCTTCGGGGTGCTCCTGTGTTTGGTGCTCGATCAGACCCTCAAGGCCAGGGCAGTCCGGGAGTTCCCGCTCGGCAGGTTCCGTGAGGTGATCCCCGGCGTATTGAGTCTGGGGTTGATTTACAATATTGGGGCGGCGTGA